The region gaaacattGTTGGCTCACTCAACTCTGATAAGATGGCCACAATAAATCATTGTGACCGCATGATCTATCGCACTTACCGACACACTTGGGGGAGAGAAATGTGTGAATTTGCTAATCTGGAGAAATCACAGACAATAGTCAAGGCGGTAGTAATAGTAGTCAATAACTTCGAAGACGAACTCCTGCTAGGTATCAGAACTCACTCTGAATTTCACCTTTATTGTTTACCACTCCATACATAGTCATAATtattagagaaaataatttatctaGCTTGCCATCTCCAATATATCATAGCTACACTAGGATAAATTTTTCTGAGATGAAATTTTGAGAATGGTAGACTATCAGTACAGTATGATTCTCATTAGTCTGTTATGTATCATGAAGCTTATTTAATTGGCTAAGAGGTTCGAGTGGAATTATGAGCTGCGAATCATTTTATTGCCCATCCCTTCCGGAcgcaagtttcatatcactgcaCTACTTCTTTTATTGTGGGCACTTGAGAATTGAACATACTTGATACTACTTTGTACGGTGTATGCTACGATTGCCTATCTCGTAGGCAACGATACTATGTGCCTTCGCTTAGTCTTAGTGGTAATGAAAGGACTACGTGCATGGATTATTTAAGGGAATTAACTTCATTTCGATATTATAGACCTAAAACATTTTTAGCAAATTTCTTTTAAACTAATGCTCTTTGAGAGATTTAAGTAAGTGAAGGGTCGACGGAAAGAACGAGCTAAATAACTTTctgcttattattgctttttggtCCCATCTGCTAGTTTATAAAGTGAACTATGTTTCTAGTAAATCAGAATGGCAAAAACATTGTAACATGGTAACATAAACTAAATAAGATGTAAATTCATAATGTCGTAGCAATGTATTACAGTTAAGAAATGCTTCcctttaaaatttaagaaaagtaaCATAGCATGTTCTTTCCGTGGAGTGTATTTTGAAGAGTTaatgttttatacacaaaaattcttttagaatttaaaaaatgtgtttgtatTTAATGTGTTAAGATTTTATAAACATGGACTATGAAATAATCAAAAGCAACAGAGGACTAACGTGATACTACAAAGTAGGAATAAATATACACAAATGCGACAACACAAGAAATGAAGTGTGTGGCGTTTTTTTCGTAAAAGTTTCCTCCTATTCCTTCTTCCCTCTAAGAAGTCTTAAATCATGTTTCTGCCGAAAAAGTAGTTACGCAGACTGGAGGACACTTTTAATTTGAGGATGGCAACAGTAAAATCGTCTTAATAACTAACGAAACAAAGTAACTTTTCTCATGAATAATGCTGACAGTATTTTAATTATGCTCCCAAACATTTCCGTGAAACGTACACTAGGCTCTACATTATAGGCTCCGTGCGTTGCAGGGAGAAATGCACCGCCGCGCTCTGAGTGGCGAAAATTGTAAGTTCTTGCGTACTACCGCGCGAGCATCAGCTGTCATCTCACAGTGTACTGCCACGgcagatttaataataacagtgggATTTCAAAGTATTTTCTATGACAATAATCGGCCAAATTCTTCTAAGAAAGGTCGTTTACTTGCAGAAAGTGGtcatgtattaaatttacaagaaaaatatttcgCTGGAATTTGCAAGAGTGTAATAACTGCAAATGTAATAAGACAGACATCAATTAGCCTGAAACCTTATCATGTCACCATAGAGGTAacgtagttatttatgtattattactatttgtgattgatgttaatttatacattaaacgATGCTGACTTAAAAAGACGACCTCATGTTATCGTAGGTTAATGCTGCTAGAGAAGCGACTAATAGTTCCTGCGAATGTCCTGCTGGATCGTCAGGAAAGTGTAAACACATTTCCGCTGTTGTTTATGCAGTTAACTCCGAACGCATCACTTCGCGAACTGATCAGCCCTGCGAATGGTCTCGACCCCATATCTCAAATGCGGGGAAAGAGAAATATAGCAAGGGGAAGAGATTAGAAGAACTTTTTCCCAAAAAAAAGCAGAGGCTTGAAGTTGAAGCAATTGAAATTCCTGCACTGAAAACCCCACGTATACTGACAAAAATTTTAAACGAAGAGAaaaaatcagaatcacttaaagtTGTCAATGAACTGCTGGGACATTTAATAACAGATATCACAGCTATTGTTGAGAATAATGCATGTAAAGGGCTAATCACAACATTATTAATGAAACAAGaaactaggcctataataattaatgaatgtagtAGCAACATTTCTGCattagaaaatgatttttatgataatcatGTCCTAATTGATAAGACCAGAGCAACTGAAATTTGTGTAAAAACCTTGCATCAATCAAAATCAGACTTAtggtttaaagaaagaaaaataaggattTCTGCGAGTAGGGCACATTcaattaaaactagaaaaaaagatcATGAGAAGCTGGTAAATACCCTCATGAACCCAAAATTGCTTCATGGTAGGGGTCTTAGGAATGTAACTTTTGGAAGTAAATTAGAAAAAACTGCACTTgacaaatacacaaattcatatgACAGAACAGTTGCTGGTTGTGGTCTTATCATTCACTTAGCCCAACCTTGGTTGTGTGCTAGTCCTGATGGGATAGTAATGATGAATGGTAAGCCAGAAAGagtattagaaattaaatgtccTATTTCATGTAAGGAAAAACCCATTGTCGGTGAGATTGTGGACATTAATGTAtcctatattataaaaaattcacGAGGAAATTTGGAACTAAAACAAAGTCATACATATTTCACTCAGTGTCAACTGCTGATGTACTGTTGTGGCgttgatttctgtgattttttcatttatacagaGAATCATATTTCCATTCTTATAGAAATTCAAAGAAATGATATGTTCCTGAAGGGCTGTATTGAAAAGTTGCAACAGTTTTACTTCACACACTATTTAAAAGAACTGGCATACCGTTCTAACAATGATCTTCAGAAATCAATGGAGGCTGTACATTAGTCATAACACAACACATGTGCACAATGTCATCAATACAATGTAATAGTTCACTTGGACATTTTTGAAGTATATTATACACTTTCACTCTTTGAATGCAGCGTTCTACGTGGATCCGCACACTAGCAATATTATAAGTATCATCAACTTGATCAGGTGTTAAGTGACCTTCATTCATAAAGGGTGGCATTACCAAAATTGCATTGCTCTCctccaatacagtttttattccgggaaaacctttaTCTGCCATAATTTGATCTCCTGGTTCCATCAGTTTCAAAATTCCACAGTCATTTGTGATAAAACTGTCACTGGCTCTACCTCCATAACATTTGGAAATAAATGTTACCATACCACAAGGCGCAATTCCAATAAGAACTTTTGCAGTATATGCAGACTTATAGTTAAGAGTACATATATACACGCTGACTGATTTCAGGAGGTTgttctgttttaatttcagtgCAGTCAATAATAGCTCTACAATTCGGATAATTATCTTTAAACACAGTAGGCAATGTTGCATTAACAGTATCTTTGCTAGGCCAGAAAACAAAGTTTTTAGTTGCTTGTGCAAGTGTAGGTAAAACAGATTGGAATATTCTAGAAATAGTACTACGGTGAACATTGAAAATTACAGCAAGGGCAGCAAATGGCAAGGCTAACttcattttcattaagaatattaaaagtttattttctttactaattttaCGCTGGGTACTGTCTGACAGtaagttcaaaaataaattaaaaatttctgtgtTAACACCAGCCAGGACATTTAATTGTGATTCATCAGAAATTGAACTATAACCAAAAAATCCTCTTTTTTCATATGGGGAGTCAGACACAGACAGTTTACTGGAACACTTAGGTTTGGCATACAATGCGTGGAAGGCTGATATGCATGCTTGTGTGCTGACATTGTTTCCATCCACCATACAACTGAATTCAAACTTgctttctttgtcataatttctATCTGTCTGAGTTTGGGCATCAGTTTTGGTGGTCACTAGGATAGACGCACTATCTTCCAAAGGGTCTGATGTATCCGGCTGTGAAATTATTTCAGTTCTTTTCTTCAGTCTTTTAAatctgttgagagagtctgttcctGTTGACTCCCTTTTGTAACATTCAGGAAAGATGCTTGGAACATATGCTGGACTAGCAGGATTTTGAGATTTacaccctcctatgaaatgttcgCTACAGATTCTAGATGATTTGGAAGGTGTCCATAAAGTGCCGTCTGCCCTATAAAAATAATTCGTGtaaatgtgacatattaatgtaaacatattgtttAATGTTTGACAAAACTATAAAGGCAGATGATATTTAGAAAATCACTTCAaatagatttcataaaatgtagctttggtttctattaaatgttttgtaatttctgttgtaatgagtataaattattttttgttatatgtcTTCGTAATGATATATCTTTAGGACTATTACAATATTGTaatgtacttttatttatattatttttctgtatttgtaattcCTTCTATATTCATAATATGATTCTGTAATTGTAAAGTATGTATGTAATGATACTATTTTTCCGTATTTctcatatactgtaggcctatttctgtaattatataatacagGCTATCATAAAGACTTTGCCATAATTACTGAATACAATGCGCCCTACTATTATGATGTGTTTACAAATATGGCCTACAGCTGCTTATTTTGTAAGTATAACATTAACGTGATTATTTGCATGCAATAGTTACTGTAGGTTTATTGTAAAATCCTCGATTACGATAAGTTCTGTAAAAACTTAATtaggtattaattaaaatacttaaatcccaaatacttaatttaaactcACTCTTTCCGATTTACTGCTATTATCCACCGTCTTTTCAAATCCATTTCGTGGGGTCGTgatggaaaactataaaacttcacattttgctctgtattacaatatcaattattacagcTAAAAACACAGCACATAATTTTGCTGGACCgctttgacatttttaaaatagcaatCTAAAGGCAACACTTtatgaaagattaaataaatgcGTATAAAATCACTCCTACTCGAATCTTCCAGCAGTCGGCTGTCAACACAGATTACGCACAGCTGTTGAAGACAAGCCTACAAGTAGTTCTCGTAGTGTCCGCCTGTAGCAGCAAAGTGCTATACGCACGGAGCCTATACACTTATGTAATAATCCttgatgttatttcttttctgCCAAATGCtaatatacaaacatataacAAAATGATTTTGAGAATTATGATGGAAGAAAATTCCGAGGAGTTacgtaaaatattaaatgaatcgaTAGGGAAGAGTAAAGGAAGTATAGGGAGGAAACGAGTTATGATAGCAAATCATAGTACAAGAAAGATGAGTGAGTGAAGTGGAAACAATGAAGAATGAAAATAAGTATTCAGTGAACATATGGAAGAGTCAGATATAAGAACGTACCTTGTTTGGTAGATGGTGGAACAATGATTAGTGATAAGAATGATTAGTAAGCAAAAAGAGACAGATACTACAAAAGTATGGAGGAGATAACACTCACAGAATAAAGAAAAGAGGTGAGGTAAATAAGTGAAAGAAACGAATTAATGTAATTAGAGAACAGTGAATTAACGTAAGAAATATTTCTAACAACGAACCTAATTATACAGAGCTAAAGCAATTATTAGTAATTAGTAGTAAGTAAAATGAGATCGAGGTAAGTAAACATGTAAAAACGTATCAAGAAAGTAGTAGTGGAAGTGACAATTTTGAGTACTAGGTAAAATTAAGTAAgttaattcgcgggtgctcgtgtaaaggggattaagtcaaattgcaaggtatgtaaacttctctcctttagtactgaacaaaacccctttgtcacaaaataaagagcactgtaactgcatcataaatggaagaataacttaacccctttaacacaaaagaaaagtaattgagaatagttcaaatctgtacttattccagtttagacaaatcatacttaaccccatcatacttaaccccctttacacgagaaCCCGCGAATTAGTTTTGAAATGAAGATGAGAGTAGAAGAGATTATTCGGGAGTGGATATAAAAAGGTCAGAAAATAGTGAAGTGAAAAATGAAACTGTTATACTGCAAAGTAATCACTAGTAATAAGAGTTATAGGGAAAGATAGCATGAGATTagttaaaaatggtagtaaattaatgaatgaatacagAGTGtagtaaaatagatatattaatattactagtTGATAATGCAAAACGGAAACATAAACGCCCATAGTACCTAACTAGGAGAGAAGTAGGACATAAATTTATGATTAGTATAAAGCAGTGACTGGGCATAAAAGCTATATTTCAAGGGCAGGAAAAGAGGCACAAAATGTGACGTTTGGGTAGCTAATAAGACAGAATAAAATTAGTAGTTATGAAATTTAGGGATAATAGTGCGTCCCGCAAGAAAATGTTTATGTATTAAATGAAATTGTGGCACCGTATGCAAAATTGTGAGGCCCACAATGCACGAATGTATTGCTGACATGAAATGTGCATATGCATAtaggtacagttacccttaaaaggaatgtgacgactcttggtcgtcggaagttaaagttctacagcgcggttcactcgatatcgacgtaacgatacataacatgagaaatatagcaagaattgttacgagcaccacaacaaggacaagaaccaaaataagaatcacgaagaagacagccatttaaggccacgatttcacaacatagctagggTCACAAGCTATCATTGCTTCTATGTAtagaatggcaaatgcctgctatgggatctacatctAGACTGCtcttgtcactgtcttgtctcggtagctcatatagtagcgtgtcggttccactgcttaaccgaaacatctcgtgttcgatcccaggtgaaactttttttattgagatgtaattaatttcttcagagttcctagactatcTCATTTGTCGAAACACATGAATAATTTAtccccaatttctgggtcttacaagtgggctgaacctcgtcaaaaaaataaatcttacttgaaagttaaaagtatttttcctcaaacaaaaatcacaagaaacaaaaagagacctgtcaacttaaaatcttgtccacatgccatcagcttctattacagctctaagtcggtctggcatggatgtcacgagattgtggaataaatgctaatccccggcgagatcttcccaggtttcaacaacttgatcccacaattcgtctcgattttgagggcgtcggtgggcataggtggctatctttctctttttcaattccgcccataaatttttgatgacattcaaatcagatgacttcggaggccaattaatgatttcgatctcgggtctactttgaaaccatctttgaatgcttgcggcatagtgcacgggatggttatcctgttggaacagcaatgctccttcgggaaaacgttctaggggcggaaggaaggaatatattttccagaatgtgctcgtaagttcccgtattaaaccggccatcgatgcgttctataacgccaggtccatcgtaagacatccaccccaacacgatatcacagtctactatatacagtcacgaagcttgagttttgagggtgctagaaacaatagactgtgacggtactattttgcattgcctgtaatgaggcgatattagcgatcctagtggtgagcaacaatctaatgtttgcatatttactacgtattgagcttcgcgactgtatatacaagactgtgacaatatgctaaagcgccccgatctttcacgtcgcgctgatcatgtgggagaccatcctcacgatagacacggacaggactttcgtaatctctcgagatggttgtttcttcggagaaaattacatttctccaatcgaaatccactcgattggtagcgaaggcaagacggtcgacagctcgtgtttcccccaatatttccatttgcgcagccctccggctcctaataccgcggttcctcaacctgctgatcacagtctgtgaagaaccgggaaagttagatgctgctcttatttcgttagcagtccgacaggggtcctgtcgaacttcctcgaataagagagcatcctcttccaatgaagaaatccggggacgcccaggaatagggcgattttcgacctcccctgaattttggtaacgatgaacccacctctcggctgtacttccacaaacaccgaccaaacggccagcagatctagccccatatccagcctcaactagagctataacttgcTGTCACATGTCACGTctgttcgccattaagatgagaaaagagggatgatgataatactttagtgtagacaatgactatttaacatgatatagaattattgaaataagggtcatcttgcacagtaagagtcaataaatcaactctaacttaaatatttaaataacaggatataacaggaagtgcaattgttgcgaagctaatcaaattaaatctaattacattaagtaaacaaaccccaagttatgacaccacattgctacagctaaattgtaggttattaacataagcattgaataggtctgtgcttatgtgttggacgacaaaaccaaacatcgaaaagttcgaatcttgccgagggatgtaacttcttgctttttgtaatgtaaatcagacttctaactacaataattcatatttcttaatatttatagccaacattgaatttgtaaagaaaagacttagaaatctcatatggaatttgtgatctgcagtgacatagacatagattatctctcggaacttttccgcaaaagtgaattaaattcactccttgaaactggaaatcttagtcttagactcatttccccaccagcatacaagctgaagtagcacagccattgataaaagttttgtacactgaattaaaCTGAATTCCAATTCGGtagcacctataatcaatggcttgtacgaacatgataaacaaatcctgtttccaatgttactgaacaatttcaaaatattaattttaaaactaaaatagggtcgtaaatgctgtatctagtgattatttacatttatgtctacaaaatgaatcttggaaaaacgtatatgttactagtactactgatattaagagtaaatgtattgtatttttcacttcatttcagaatcacttcagtggatgttctccacccaatgtagtgaaaaaattcaaaagtaaaatcatgtagataatgcagggacttaaaaatctcatgtattaaaaagaagaatctatatgtaatgagctgcaatgtaactatcctcatattcttaaatactacaagaagtacagtgtaattcatcaaaatttatgaaagagggaaatagaacacatttgaatagaaaagcacaaaatccagataatgcaattaaaactattcggaatattattaaagttaaacttgtagatatcataagaaaatattttttcattaaaattagtgattataaagtagaggatcccaaatctattgcaaattcttttaacgtcttacagTATATAGtacgaaatattattgacaacttaaacattcaagattttgcaaaagatactgcaattagttacttaacacatgcatttaatagttagtattaatatatgtaattaatcaataactgcaacagtgcttatacattcaatcataacatgaattaaattgaatgcacattaaattaaacacgtagataaaatagttaaaatcaactgaaggggtgagaatgaaataatccaaagccacacttttaacaaaaattgttttgtgcgagtggatttattacacatatgggagagctagtaataaaatattgtaataattactcaacaaatgacatggcctaaggactctaaacctttgtgatcgtttgtctgtgtggcttaggaatatatttttaattttattttaattgttagttttatatgtatgtatgtatgtatgtatatatatatatatatatatatgcatttacattgtatgtgtgtgtataaatacattcattagattaacgtttataatattataacttgtaattttgtaatttctgtgatcattaacacttaatctgaggactttgtaaaaatctatttcaacgttatttagaaaaaaaaatcgttgatatagactaagaatcgcactcgctctcttctacactacacgcagagatcttagcgtctgagctattgcaacgacacgaaagctttactttctgtgcagagtgtcgatctagtcatgaaggtccattgtcgatttaactacacgatttacgtatatatttatctcttatttacgtaatattatcatattttttgcagtttttgaagtgaattccggaacgatgctagtaacaaaccaaatagcttgaatctaagtaactcaatattcgttatctcgtgtatcagtgctctgatctctgatcatgcgcagtgttttacatctgagacttaggaatattcaa is a window of Periplaneta americana isolate PAMFEO1 chromosome 12, P.americana_PAMFEO1_priV1, whole genome shotgun sequence DNA encoding:
- the LOC138710216 gene encoding uncharacterized protein, with product MDLKRRWIIAVNRKEADGTLWTPSKSSRICSEHFIGGCKSQNPASPAYVPSIFPECYKRESTGTDSLNRFKRLKKRTEIISQPDTSDPLEDSASILVTTKTDAQTQTDRNYDKESKFEFSCMVDGNNVSTQACISAFHALYAKPKCSSKLSVSDSPYEKRGFFGYSSISDESQLNVLAGVNTEIFNLFLNLLSDSTQRKISKENKLLIFLMKMKLALPFAALAVIFNVHRSTISRIFQSVLPTLAQATKNFVFWPSKDTVNATLPTVFKDNYPNCRAIIDCTEIKTEQPPEISQRVYMYS